The Glycine soja cultivar W05 chromosome 9, ASM419377v2, whole genome shotgun sequence sequence GTTGAAGCTATACATGCAACACCAGTATCCATTTGCAATCCTACTAATTACGACATTGGTTGTGACGATGTTGTTAACAACCAAAAAAATGaggtatatatatttaattttcaatttaacatttctttttttttcaaaataattcaaatttttcattattataattttcttgtatATATCATCTAATTATACATTAATTTGCACATTTTAACAACAAAAAGTGTGTCTATTTTATATGTCAAATGATCTAACTTTTGACTTATTTGTctcattatataaatatttggcCAAATTAAGATGTTTGTTAAACAAGTTTGTTTTACTAAATTATAGGCTAGAtagcttataaattttaaattaagctaatcaattaacaattttcaaacatatataagAATTTCAATTAGACTATGACACAATTGTGCATATGATAAACTGAATCCTAAAAGGACGGTCCATCATGTATTTGCATAGTTtgaatttgtgtgtgtgtgtgtgtgtatatatatatatatatatatatatatcattgcaCACTTTATCTTTCTATTTACATTTTTACCAATAAGTTTAACTTATATATCTTTCTATTGTTATTAGAATGAAATCCCACCTGCGACACAAAATTCAAAGCCAAAACGAGGAAGACCCTTCAAAACGCCACCTGAATCGATTAAAAATTGGTATGTTATACGCAAAGAACGAAAGATCGCCAACAGGTTCGATACGGTACGTAAtccaattaaaatgaaaatttgatgtttattaatcttcttcctttttgagTTAAGATAAGATGGGTTTTCATAAGTGAATTcattaactcaatttttttattatgtaaaaaaatctagagggaaaattaacaaacttgtttatttcttaaatattatagGTAAATATTACACATAGTGGACAtagagatttattttttaaatatatttcttacaGTAAATAGTTAGTTTGAGCAATATATTGAACATTTACAAAGTATTTCTTTTCAAACTAGGAAGAGtagtttttatacaaaaatcttCAACAATAGTCTGTGtgataaaattgaaatgttaGTACAAACATTgtgattttaaaacaaaaatatgatactTTTATAGACCATTCAGGTATAAAATATAAGCATATGTCATCAATACATCaatgatatattaataaaatataagcatATGTCATCAATACATCaatgatatattaataaaatagatCATACTTTGAGTATAGGACCATAAGAAAATATAGGAAAACCAGCTCTACAACTAGgatattacatagaaacaattgAGAAAACAACATTCTATATATTTAGATAACAACAAGCAATTCATGTAGTAGGGTTAATAAACCAATTAGACAATAAGCAATGTCCAGGCTTTACTTTGGAAAAAAACCATATTCCAAGTTGTAACCTTAATATGATCAAGATGTCCGCACAAATTATAATTGTCATTATtccaaatgagaaaaaaatggaatgttgattatATAGGGTTCACAATTTTATCCCATTGTTTTCCTTCCATATATAAGTAATGTCCAAGACAATAATGTTACCTCCTTTCTCTATCATCTTCTCCTGTATCCTCAAAGAAGATTTGATAAAAACCATTTTTGCATAAAGCATCAAATAGAGAACCATGACTCTATGCTAAAAATCTCTATAAGCATTTTCCGCCTCAACATTCATTCTACCTTAAGTGtatattttaatcaatgttCAGTAAGTTAGATTATTAGGTTAAAGGTGTCTTGCTTTTGTGTcatcaaataattttcaaacCACAGCATATTTGTTCTACCTTCCATATTCCTCAATTAGTGCATTATAAGttaatgtcatttttatttcaCAAGTCTCTATCTGTCCAAATTTACCCTTAAATACTAAGGGCTAAGGGTCTTTATATCTTAAAGTGGAGTGTGATGAAAAATCCAAAGCTACACTATTTCTATGATCATCATAATTGTACCCCGTCCCCTTTCCCATTTagttgtcattttatatttttctatttaacatGATAGGAATGAATGAATTGCAACATCAACTTTTTTAACAAGTTTTCTCTTGTTTGGTCTTTGTTATGatggttcattttattatttttttttcttgcagattttatattttcctaTCTATCATGCTAGGAATCAATTAATTGCAATATCAACTTGTTTAAGTTTTCTCTCGTTTGCCTTTTGTTTTTATCACTCATTTTACTATCTTTTTTTTGCAGACTTATATTCATATGGAGACAGACTTTCGGTGTCGGTCTTTGAAGGAGATTAAGAATAATGAGAAATATGGAAGTCCTCCTCGACGTCAAAAAGTGAAAGCACAAGCCAAAGAAGAAAGCaatgacaaaacaaaaaatgaaacagaagtgagtatatttattttaaaaaataagtagggCTAACAATGTATTTTCCAACACattttattattggttaaagTTTACTGAAAACTACAAGCTCATGAGTAGGACTGAAAGTGGTTAAAGAAACAGTAGTAGTACatccttttgttattttcaatcaaCATGAACAAGTAAGAAAGAGTGTATTAGAGATAgtgatgatttttcttttcaaaattaaaaaagtttagttctcttttatttctgGGGTGCATGTAAAGTTTGGCAttttaaatcacaattcaatgtgatattttaattttttccatcaatgtattcaagaaaaacaatatcattagtgattttcatattctttttagttttactaTCTAGGAcgtttttttggaaaatgataACTATAATGAGTATGCTTCTTCAGGGTGTTTGGAATCTTTTCCATTACTATTCAAAATGTTGTTATTaaatattgcaaaaaaaataatcaaacaaatgatggctaataattaatgaaagtgATGTGAGTATGCATATTTTGAATGTTTTGTATTCTCCtatattataatgtttttatttttgtttacttttccatatgttttttactattaaaaattcCTGGAATATTGAGAAATGTTTTTtgctaaagaaaaaaacaaagaactggaaattgaactttttatttatttattttagagtttaTTGTAATTTATCACTATTCAacccaaaaaatttaatttctattgtcAATGTTTCCCGTAAATATTgttgatgacaaaaaaaatacctaTTGGAATCAACACAATATTCCTCACTAAATGTTTCATTCTTTGTCATGATTTTTTCAGGAAATGGTtgttgctcaaagaaaagcgaAAGCAGAAGTTATGAGAACTTTTGTTGAAGAGTTTCTTTCGGAAGCTTATCACAATCAGCTTCACATGTTCGACCcataatcaataaaaatcaactaTTATATAATGTTCAAATCGACTGAAAAACATTATCATCAGTTTATTTAATACCTATGTTGACAACTTCCATGTGATTTAGGATAttcatatgattttattttgactTTCTATGTTGGATGAAATGACTTTCagctatgctttttttttttggggttaGTCTAACAATTTGCTAGAAAGATCTCAATCCATTGGTTCCTTTTCATGGTTGTGGATATTGGGTTAGGCTaggtatgtttttatttgaaataattttgtgtTTCATCTCTCTATTGTGATGAATCTCATTAATGGCATGCACAACTTATCTTTTACACATTGTGGGTGACTTACAATTCCAATATTGATGTTGGCTTTGTAGGGTTGGGTACATATTTATTTGCTGGTTTTGTGGTGTGTTTACACTAGTTACTAGACTAGTACACCAATTTTCACGTCTACTAAGTTGGacaagttttgtttttgttggaaaattgacttgaataatttctaaaacaattaataactataaattattaaattaaacttcataACATTTTCCATCACATTTATGTGAAAAGTTTCAATGCAATTTCAATCCAATTTCgtctaaaaatatgaaaacttaAACTTAGTTAATGTTCATTGTATAAACAAACTCTTTGATATGGGCATTTGTATATTACCATTTAATTCCTCTTTTACCCTTCTCTAATCCTTAATTACTTAGAGTCTTGATATCTTAAATGGACTGTGATGAATAATTCTATAAGCTACTACATTCATAATCCCATCACCATGCCCACTTCCCCCATTCATttctcaatttgtgttttcctatTTTACATGTTATGAATGAATTGCAACATCaagtttttttaacatttttttatcattgttttctttttataaaattgctaattttatttaacatgcTAGGAATCAATGAATTGCAACATCAACTTTTTTAACAAGTTTTCTCTCGTTTGCCTTTTGTTattatcactattttttttttttgcagaccTATATTCATAAGGAGACACGCTTTCGGTGTCGGTCTTTGGAGGAGATTAAAAATTACGAGAATCATGAAATTCCTCCTCAGTGTCACAAAGTGAAAACACAAGACAAAGAAGGAAGCgataacaaaaccaaaaatgaaacAGAAGtgagtatatttattttaaaaaataagtagggctaacaatgtattttgaaaaatgataaCTATAGTGAGTATGCTTCTTTTGGGAGTTTGGAATCTTTTCCATTGCTATTCAAAATGTTGTTATTGAATATtgcaaaaatttcaaacaaatgatggctaataattaatgaaagtgATGTGAGTATGCATATTTTGAATGTTTTATATTCTCCtatattataatgtttttatttttgtttacttttccaTATGTTTTTCCAATTTTAAATTCCTGGAATGTTGAGAAATGTTTgctaaagaaaataacaaaaaagtggaaattgaactttttatttatttattttagagtttaatGTAATTTATCACCACTCaacatgaaaatttaatttctattatcaatgtttccagtaaataatgttgatgagaaaaaaaatacaaattggaACCTACACAATATTCATCACTAAATGTTTCAttctttatcatgattttttcagGAAATGATcgttgctcaaagaaaagcaaaaacatAAGTTGTGAGAACCTTTGTTGAAGAATTTCTTTCAGAAGCTCATTAAAATCAGCTTCACATGTTCAACCCATAATCaacaaaaattaactattttgtaATATTCAAACTGAATGAAAACATTAtcatcaatttatttaataccTATGTTGACAACTTTCATGTGATTTAGGATtttcatatgattttattttgactTTCTATGTTGGATGAGATGACTTTCAGCTATGCTTTATATTTTGGGTTAGTCTAATAATTTGCTAAAAAGATCTCAATCCATTGTTTCCTTTTCATGGTTGTGGAAATTGGGTTAGGCcatgtatttcttttattcGAACTACTTTTTTGTTGCATCTCTCTATTGTGATGGATCTGATCATTGGTGCACACAACTTATCTCTTACACATTGTGGGTGACTTATAGCTTTAATGTTGATGTTGGCTTTGTAGGACTGAGTACATCTTTATTTGTTGGTTTTGTGGTTTTGTTTACACTAGTTACTCGACTAGTACACCAATTTTCTCCTCTACTAAGTTGGactagttttgtttttgttggaaaattgacttgaatagtttttaaaacaactaataactataaattattaaattcaatttcataACATTTTCCATCACATTTATGTGAAAAGTTGATTGAAATTCCAATcctaaattcattttaaaataccaAAACTTAAGTTTATTTAATGTTCATTGTATAAACAAACTCTTTGATATGGGCCTTTGTATATTACCATTTAATTCCTATTTTATCCTTCTTTAATCCTTAATTACTAAGAGCCTTGATGTCATAAATGGAGTTTGACGAATAATTTTATAAGCTACTACATTCATAATCCCATAACACCCACTTCCCCCATTCATTTATGAATGAATTGCAATATCAACTTTGTTAACCTATTTTTTatcgttattttttttcttttttataaaattgctaattttatttaaaaatttattttgcaattttatcATCATGAGGAGAAAGGGTTTCAATGTGGATCTTTATTAAGGCTGAAAGATATGAGAAACACATAATTCGTACTCAGTGTTGTAGAGTGAAAAAATAAGACATagaagaaaacaataataaaactaaaaatgaaataaaactaagtataattatttgcacaataaagaaaattaaagtctTTCATCTGAGttaattcataatttcatataaCTTCAATGAGTCGTTACATTGTGTTAACGGTTAACCTCCatatgcaaaaaaataaaaaataaaaattatatgcataTGGAAAACTAAAGTATACAGAAAATTCaacatcttaattttaaaaacaaactaATAACATAAGTATAGGTTATAAAACAATACATTTATTTTGACCTCAACAACATCATAAATATGGAATAACGTAGAAACCcttattataataaaagaagtttGTGATTTATTTGGAGACAACAagttaattctttaattatatttaattcattcgaaagttattttgtttattgggTAACAGTTAAttccttaattatatttaatttgagacTTATTATACGTAACGAACTtccgtttttattttttccatagacttttttatttatttaagataaatGTTTTGCAAGAGAACGCACAGtttcattaacaaaaaaaaatcatcaattcaTGGGTTCTACCATGTAGGGATggatgttaataaaaaaaaaaaatcatcaattcaTGGGTTCTACCATGTAGGGATGGATGTTAATCACCAATGGTTTGCTCGCACAGTGGGCATATGCGTGTAAAATGAATAGGAGGGtacaataattaacaaaattgtgtcacactatatggaaaaaaaaacatatttatttatatatttgactaaatattacattaatagGATTAAATGCtacattattattttctcccaagtttaattaatttatatatttttatcaatttctgAATATCATATTCATAAACATTTGAATGTGTTGCAGGATTTTAAATAAGTATCCAGGTATTAtcatttatatgaaaaatttgATGGTATGGATTTTGAccaaaaagaattaattttatagatATCAGCATTTATAGATGATATAAATgtacttatttatatatttgtatcatTCCTAATTATATTAGTATctatattaatgtatttttttatataaattcttaCGTTGGCATATCAttactataaatataatatcagcCTTAAATTCTATATTAGCatatttatctatatattaaattatatattaaaagtaaattaaatcaCAACCAAATTTGACAATCCAAAATTGTAAGGTGTCAAGTTTGTGAATTTTGATCACATATATTGCTCATTGAAAAATTATGGGGTGAAGATTTACATGTGTTATCCAAGTGGCAGTTCTTATGAATATTTTTCCTACTCCTATTTGATGAAGAGGATATTAGAATACATTTAATGACttaatgattattttctttctattgtTAGTTTATTAGGTATATATAAAAGGATATTTAATATACCTTTTTTGCTACCCCTATACATTttgtaacaaattaattttagggTAAATAGTTATTTTGGTTTCTGAATGTGTAAATGACTGATAAATTTATCccgaataaaatttaaaatttagtctccaaatgtgtaaaaaaatacaaaaaatttatcaaatcatTAACTTTCATTTATtactgttaataaaataacatacgtgatacaaaatgacaaatttgtcataaaattaattgtcaacGTGATCATGCTGAATAGATTAGACTAAGTTACCATTATTAGACATaatttcagtattttttttggatgaatatgttagtaatttttattaatgtgtGTGTTGTAACATATTTAAGATGAAACAAATTCATAAAGTAattgtatattaaatttatctttaaactttataatttcttaactaTCATTTTAGTTTACTTGAAATAAACAAGTATGTTTACATTCTAAATGATACTGAACatcaatttgttaaaaatatttgtaaatagctgaatgtgtaaattaattgttgacaaataatcattttcgtccctgaatatgtaaaattaaaaatttgttagcAATTTTCGTCCCTGAATGTGACAAATAATCATTTCCCAATAATgtgaattttaatctttcataGATAAATTTGTTAGTGATTTACATATTCAGAGACAAAAATAATCATATGCCCCTAATTTTATGATTGATGGCTTATgaccttatatataaaaaatattaaatttatttggatttatattttaattttaaaaaaattattaaaagactTGGTATGATTTATTGCAAAATGTCACAAGCATACTATAAAATTCACATTGCTGCAACAATTACATTCAAATCTTGGCAGGATTTTTTTTGAGTAATTTGTGTTTAGAAAACttggtaattatttttaagcaattaaaaagattatttcTTATATTCTTAATATCTATAATATTGTAATGTAAAACATATTAGCTAAAATATGATCGAACTACTAGTTTGAGGTAGAGGGTCCGCTTTTTAAATTCTTCACTATGCACGCAATTGTTGATCTGTTTGAAATTCCAGAGCAGTTTCATAATCTTCAGGCCACAGTTAGCGATGTGACTTCATTGGCAATAATTCACGGGTTCTCCTTCATGGATGCTTTTCTGCGTCTCAACACCTCGGCCAATTGTCTTCGTTGGAGTAAGTTGATATGGCACTCATGCATTCCTCCTTCCAAGTCCTTGAAATTTTAGCAGCATGTTTcaacgttttaattttaaataacaatcAAGGAGTCACGTATCACAAACATATGCGGCCATTGTGATTTCAATTGCGATTATAGAAAGTTACAATTATCTTGATATTGCAGCTCAAATCACGGTCGCATGTAGCCCAAAGGCTTTATCTATATGGCTGAAAGCCCGCAAACTTTTTCCAGTTACTTGGTACCTGCCTCCTTATGGATAGAGTTTTATGTCAGAAGATAAGATGCATGCATATTAAGAATTAGATTTTTATCATTATGTGGTTTAAATgcaaaatggaaaattgcattttagataaagtttatttaaatggatgcatttaaagttatttttgtttcaacttttaacagaatttatttattataattgataacaatcttcactataaatagaaaaCAGAATTAGTTGAGAAACAGCACACATGAAGAAAGAatgtgtgagaagagagatcCTAAGATAAAGTCATTTTATTGAGAGAAAAATGTCTTTGTAtgagagtgttatcatttcttgtaactATTGAATGAGGTACTCgggtttgtagagtgatacatTATTTGAGGTGAGTTACAATTTTATAGTCATTTTTGTGAtagtaaaatacttttttagacAGTTTCATGAACGCAAGTAAGAAATGTTATCCACGTTAAATTtatgtgtttgttattatttttcctacagtataatctttgttgtgttctTACTAATCTGTTGTGGGTatggataattttatttgagagaGTGTTGATTACCCAACACTATGGCGAGCTAAAATGTAATTCAGATGTGGGAAAGAGAGGCTTCCCAAGTCATGCTGCAAGTGGTTCCATTTTTAGAAAATGCAGTCGTGGCTTTGTAGGGATCAaccatggttttaaattgtagTTGTGGTTGCAATTGGGATTGCTTTGCATTAAGCCAGAAAATCTTTATGTTGCAAAAAAATAGAGTAGATTCGATCACAACTGTAATCGCGGTGCAGTTGCATGCAACCCCAATTGTGGGGTCGGACCGCTATTTAAAACCATAGGGCCATGTTTTGCCTCTTATTTAAGTATCTCTTCATTCTTCCATGAGGAACTGATCATGGCAGCAATTCTTGTTATGGAGATAGTGCTGGAATAGGTTTCCTGGAATGTGATTCATTGTTAGTGGTTCAGGCCTTTTGTTCTTCCCATAATTCACTACTAGTCCCTTCGAAACAGATGGTTGAATTGTGTGATGCGATTTTTTCCTATCACCAATTTCAGGAATTTCTCACATATATCATGAGGGTAATTCTTGCATGGATAGATTAGCGAATTATGGATTATCCATTCATGGTTATGAATGATGGGACCTTCTCCCACTATTTCTTAGATCAGAATAGATTAGGATTAGTATTATTTCTTCTACTGCATGTTAACAATTATAAAGTGTACTTTTTTTTACCAGAATTATAATAATGTATAATGAAACAtattacttaattaaaatatgtttaaaatttaaatcttataaaatgcTTAATTAAATTTAGGTTCAACTACATTTTTAGTACAATGCAATTAGGGgtgaaaataaatagagtattTATTAGGCTTTGTTAGGCTTAAGGTTACTCTGGACTAATACTATATGATTAGAGTCTGACTTGATTATTATCTCTCCAAAACTTTGTTAAGAATCTAAGTCTAACCTACATAAAAATCTATTCTAACCTACAAGTTTATTTGTCACAATTTAAcactaagataaaaataaaaatatgtatgtgAAGtcttataagaatcaaatcaaacttaTCTATATGatgtaagcatattttaaattttattttaaaatgtttttgcaATAAGACATTTAAAAATGACaaacttatttttcaataaatttagttataaaCTCTAACTTTACTTTCTATGTAGACCAACATgattaacatttaaaaagattcaataaattataaaaatttaatatgtatatatatatatataataataataataacaatgaataattatttataattttcaaataaatcagTCTATTAGGTCTAAGAGGCTTTCTGAATGAATCAGGGTTTAactaaataagatttattagAAGCTTTGGCTTGATCTATTTTCTCAAAAGTTCTAATGTGACTAAGGTTTGatgtatgtttattttattttttgtccttaaagagttttaatttagataatacaataaacaataaaaaaatatattatataaagtaCATTAAGAACaaagaataaaacaaacataatttataaaaattaaaaaaaatgagatcaaaagaaaaaaatattaaattataaggactaagcAAATATTTAAGCCCATAAGACTTTTCTTTTACAAAAGTATTTACTCATTTACAACttactatatattataaaaattgatacaaTTATTCTTAgtcaatatttttgtttttaaaatatttcataaactTATCAGCTAAATTCATGAcgagaatataaaattatattattgtaaTATATATGCTAAAATAAGATTAGTATCTAAGTATAATAGAGATGGagagaatttatttttatttctttcaattatggttaaattttcataaatataattttagttatttctcatttttgaaaatagaaaaaaaaatattcaaaacaaaTGTTTTGGAATGCACAAAATCataaaaagcaaagaaaaaaaatcaatccaatTATGCAATACAGTGCAAGGAATGGTATGTATGCCATCCCCTAAACTTTCTCATCCCTATATATTTCACAATAAATTATTCTGATTTATTGATCATTAATATATGACCTTATCaacaaaaaagattaaatttagtcgtatttatgttttatttttcaaaaaataatattaaaatacttgGTAGTATTTATTACAAAAAGTAAAATGGGTAATATAAAACTATATTGGTGTAACAAAtacattcaaatttttgtatgattttcaGATTAGTTTATGTTAGGAAACttagtaattatttattaaggatGGAATTATAATAGATTATTTCTCTTAtgcttaatatttataataatgtatTCTGAAACATATACATGCAACACCATTATACTTTTGCATTCCTACTAATTACGACATTGGTTGTGATGATGCTGTTGACAAACAAAAAACTGAGgtatgtatttaattttcaattgaaaatttcttttttttaaaaaaaattcaaattttccattattataattttttttgtatatatcaTCTAATCATACATTAATTTGCAcattttaacaacaaaaattgtgtatattttataCGTCAAATGATCTACCTCTTAACTTATTTGTCTCATttatataagtatttgtttaaattaagaTGTTTGTTAAAAAAGTTTGTTTTACTAAATTATAAGCTAAAtagcttataaattttaaattaaactaatcaattaacaattttcaaatatatataagaatatcAACTAGACTATGACACAATTGCGCATATGATACACTGAACTCCATCATGTATTTGCATAGTTTgaatttttgtgttgatttcaaGCGTGtgcaatgatatatatatatatatatatatatcattgaaCACTTTATATTTCTATCTACATTTTTatcacactactaaaaaaagggtCTTTTACGGCACTGTTTCTACGTCGGTTATAACTGGAACCGCCTTAGAAAGTGGTTCAgtggcaattttgtaaatatcatGGTGAAAATTGCAATTCACGAtgcacattctaaggcggtttcaaaaccgccttagaatgttttGTATAATGAAAATTGCTAATGTTTGTTTCTAATGTTGGTCTGATGTTTCCTGATGGTGGTTGTAGGGAAGACGCAGGTGACAAATTAGTTGTTGCTGAACAACAGCTACTGGGCTGCAAACGGGTCAGTGCCAATTTCTTGCTTTTCTGCATTTTGGTTTTTGAGTTAATGGAGCTTTTTTGAGTTCAATTTCTGCTACAATACTCTTATTTTTCTGTAATTCATTTATGAACTTGTTTTTCTGATCTGGTTTTACTTGAGATAGCACCTGCAAATGGTAACATATGTAACACATTGAATAAACAATTTTGTTTCcatgtattaaaaattaaaacttattaataagcataatattttttttggataccACCTGCATCAGGatagttattaattttgtttccatgaaattaaaacttattaaattaaaacttacTTGAGATAGCACCTGCATCAGGATAGTTATTATTTACAGAAGCAGTATTTGTATTCTCATCAGCTTTAGGCTTAGAAGCTAAAGCTTCATGAACTTTGCTTGTATCATTAGCTAGAAAATCAGTGCCAATATTTTGAGTCCTTCTGGATTGGACAGCTTTTGCTATGTTCTCACTTTTCTGCATACAAACTAGAGTTTCACTAACAGTTTTAGGCATTCTATGCAACTTATCCTTTCTAGAAGTAGGTTTTTCAGAAGATGGATAAGGAGAGCTGCAATTGCGAGCCTTTCTGGATTGGCTGATTTCCCAGGTTTTGTTTCCTGAGAAATCCATGAGTGATCATAGGCTTCCTCAACATTCATTAACGAATTAGGCTTACGGCCCCTCTTCCTTGGTACAGTATTCAACTGCGTTTCTGATTTTGGTTCCTGAACAGAGTCTAAATTATCAGTTTCCATATTGGCTTTCGCA is a genomic window containing:
- the LOC114425710 gene encoding uncharacterized protein LOC114425710; translation: MTHSLNDVEAIHATPVSICNPTNYDIGCDDVVNNQKNENEIPPATQNSKPKRGRPFKTPPESIKNWYVIRKERKIANRFDTTYIHMETDFRCRSLKEIKNNEKYGSPPRRQKVKAQAKEESNDKTKNETEEMVVAQRKAKAEVMRTFVEEFLSEAYHNQLHMFDP